A window of the bacterium genome harbors these coding sequences:
- a CDS encoding type II secretion system protein, producing MCVLPIGVRQMKGRMDSGFTLIELLTIIAIIGVLASLALSSYAIYKNSATFAVIETALQDAQTSFEAGIVDPDNLPASFGLIAQTTAGEMTNPVASSLLPGFRLPRLTKFQVRFDGACANPNDSMGFMQINHCQGKKYLTWERFCDGVIVRLAVDGDGCP from the coding sequence ATGTGCGTTTTACCGATAGGAGTTAGGCAAATGAAAGGAAGAATGGATTCAGGATTCACCCTCATAGAGCTTCTCACCATCATCGCGATTATTGGTGTTCTTGCTAGCCTTGCTTTGAGCAGCTATGCCATTTACAAAAATTCGGCAACCTTTGCTGTAATTGAGACTGCTCTGCAAGATGCTCAAACCTCCTTTGAAGCGGGAATTGTGGATCCGGATAATCTGCCGGCAAGTTTCGGTCTTATCGCTCAAACGACAGCTGGAGAGATGACCAATCCAGTTGCCTCAAGTCTTTTGCCAGGATTTCGACTACCTCGACTCACAAAATTTCAAGTTCGATTTGATGGGGCCTGCGCCAACCCAAATGATTCAATGGGTTTTATGCAAATCAATCATTGTCAGGGCAAGAAATATCTCACGTGGGAACGGTTCTGTGATGGGGTGATTGTTCGCTTGGCAGTTGATGGCGACGGGTGCCCGTAG
- a CDS encoding triose-phosphate isomerase codes for MSRSFHLAANWKMHFVASEARSLYESVVAMVEATEQRESANKVSVSVAAPAVHLATLSAVRSPMVEYGSQNIHHEKSGAFTGEISVPMVQDYGATFALVGHSERRIMFGETEDLLAQRAEGALQQGLRIIYCVGETLEQREQGETSQVLNTQMSTIGHLCDKFFDLITIAYEPVWAIGTGKVASPEEIQRAHQEVKALGRAFAPSKSDLPVLYGGSVKPDNIQSLLEISEVDGALVGGASLSFDSFRALYEGSCQ; via the coding sequence ATGAGCAGAAGTTTCCACCTGGCCGCAAATTGGAAGATGCACTTCGTCGCATCCGAAGCACGGTCTCTGTATGAGAGCGTAGTAGCAATGGTAGAAGCAACGGAGCAGAGAGAGTCGGCAAACAAAGTATCCGTTAGTGTTGCCGCTCCAGCGGTGCATCTTGCTACTTTGTCAGCGGTTCGTTCTCCCATGGTCGAATATGGCTCACAAAATATTCATCATGAGAAGTCTGGCGCATTCACAGGAGAGATTTCGGTTCCAATGGTTCAAGACTATGGGGCTACCTTTGCCCTAGTGGGTCACTCCGAAAGACGGATAATGTTCGGAGAGACTGAAGATCTCTTGGCACAAAGGGCTGAGGGTGCGCTTCAACAGGGACTACGGATTATTTACTGTGTCGGTGAGACTTTGGAACAGCGAGAGCAAGGTGAAACCTCTCAAGTACTGAACACTCAAATGAGTACCATAGGGCATTTGTGCGATAAGTTTTTTGACTTGATAACCATTGCCTATGAGCCCGTATGGGCTATCGGAACCGGGAAGGTAGCTTCTCCAGAGGAAATTCAACGAGCTCACCAGGAGGTAAAAGCGCTGGGAAGAGCCTTTGCGCCGTCGAAGTCAGATCTTCCTGTTTTATACGGAGGGAGCGTCAAGCCTGATAACATTCAGAGTCTCTTAGAGATTAGTGAAGTGGACGGCGCTCTTGTCGGTGGTGCAAGCCTGAGCTTTGATTCCTTCAGGGCGTTGTACGAGGGGAGTTGCCAGTAG
- a CDS encoding 4-hydroxy-3-methylbut-2-enyl diphosphate reductase, whose amino-acid sequence MPRKFNIPDQYRSHIISYMKRARSEIDTKKRDKSPAVLDFGKLRIKFARHFGFCYGVENAIEIAYRAVEENPSQRVFLLSEMIHNPHVNADLRARGVEFLFSTYGKELISLSQVEKKDIVIIPAFGTTLEMCELLEAKGVDIRRYNTTCPFVERVWKRGTQLGERGYSIVIHGKARHEETQATFSHASRVAPSIIIADVHEAEWLKNFILGRESYDAFKERFSGRMSPSFSASTDLEKIGVINQTTMLATETAEISSILRSGMVEKYGDDDIDVHFADTRDTLCYATTENQQSTLELIRSGGDIAIIVGGYNSSNTSHLVELCAEQFPTYFVSGPADVISINEISHLDLEEGREHITTEWYPKDGAAVDVLVTSGASCPDTLVQGVVERLLTLLDIAPERLREVIEEYIDSLERVSEPMPVIYSSD is encoded by the coding sequence TGAAAAGAGCGCGCTCTGAAATCGATACAAAAAAACGAGATAAGTCACCTGCCGTTCTTGATTTTGGAAAGCTGAGAATTAAATTTGCCAGGCATTTTGGATTTTGCTACGGAGTTGAAAATGCTATCGAGATTGCCTATCGCGCAGTTGAGGAGAATCCGTCACAGCGAGTGTTTCTCCTATCAGAGATGATTCATAATCCACACGTAAATGCTGACTTGCGTGCACGCGGTGTGGAATTTCTATTTTCTACGTATGGGAAAGAGTTGATTTCTCTCTCTCAAGTCGAAAAGAAAGATATAGTTATCATTCCCGCATTTGGGACAACGCTGGAGATGTGCGAGCTACTGGAAGCCAAAGGGGTCGATATCCGTCGGTATAATACAACCTGTCCCTTTGTTGAAAGGGTTTGGAAAAGAGGAACACAACTGGGAGAGCGTGGATATTCGATTGTCATACATGGGAAAGCCCGACATGAGGAGACTCAGGCAACATTTTCCCATGCTTCGAGAGTGGCACCGAGTATCATTATAGCAGATGTCCATGAGGCCGAGTGGCTCAAAAATTTTATACTCGGTCGAGAATCATATGATGCCTTTAAAGAACGGTTTTCTGGAAGAATGTCGCCTTCTTTTTCTGCTTCCACTGATTTAGAGAAAATTGGTGTAATTAATCAGACGACCATGCTTGCTACTGAAACAGCTGAGATTAGTTCTATCTTACGTAGTGGAATGGTGGAGAAGTATGGTGACGATGATATTGACGTACACTTTGCAGATACTCGTGATACATTGTGTTACGCGACAACTGAGAATCAACAGTCCACTCTTGAATTGATCCGTTCGGGGGGTGATATCGCAATTATAGTTGGAGGATATAACTCATCGAATACATCTCACTTGGTTGAGCTGTGTGCAGAACAGTTTCCGACATATTTTGTAAGTGGGCCTGCCGATGTGATCAGTATTAATGAAATTTCGCACCTTGATCTCGAGGAGGGGAGGGAACACATCACAACGGAATGGTACCCAAAAGACGGGGCCGCGGTTGATGTTTTAGTTACCTCTGGAGCGAGCTGTCCTGATACGCTGGTACAAGGAGTTGTGGAGAGATTACTCACTCTATTGGATATCGCACCGGAGCGACTCCGTGAGGTCATCGAGGAATATATCGATTCACTAGAGCGAGTGAGCGAGCCCATGCCCGTTATTTATAGCTCTGATTAG
- a CDS encoding adenosine kinase, whose amino-acid sequence MKSIDVYGIGNGVVDVLVEVSDEEFSQLGFEKGTMHLLEAEAQAELLEKFSHCDPKMVSGGSVANSIVLLAQLGSSTAFSCRLADDAYGMHYQSEFESHQVRLTSPFHVGGKSGTSLIFITPDAERTMRTHLGVSADFSSDDLEEEIIRQTKWIFIEGYLFCNPQSGHPAIRRAIELAQQHDTKIAVTLSDGWIVDGFRQEVEHALLHADLIFANESEAKVLTRTESGEEALKEVKARYRAAAVTLGEKGAFIHSAEGESGHVPGFSVETVDLTGAGDAFAGAFLHGVVEGQTPLMAARGANFMASQIIKKVGARVHGDPKELWRGAI is encoded by the coding sequence ATGAAGAGTATCGATGTATACGGGATCGGCAATGGTGTGGTCGATGTACTTGTAGAAGTTAGTGATGAAGAGTTTTCTCAGCTTGGTTTCGAAAAGGGAACTATGCATCTGCTTGAGGCTGAAGCTCAAGCAGAGCTTCTAGAAAAATTTTCGCACTGTGATCCAAAGATGGTGAGTGGAGGCTCGGTAGCAAACTCTATAGTTCTCCTTGCACAACTCGGTTCTAGCACGGCCTTTTCATGTCGCCTTGCCGATGATGCCTACGGCATGCACTATCAGTCTGAATTCGAAAGTCATCAGGTCAGACTCACCAGCCCTTTTCACGTGGGCGGCAAATCCGGAACGTCTCTTATATTTATTACTCCCGATGCAGAGCGGACAATGCGAACACATCTCGGGGTTTCCGCTGATTTTTCTTCAGATGACCTCGAGGAGGAGATCATTCGACAAACAAAGTGGATCTTTATTGAGGGATATCTGTTCTGCAATCCTCAGTCTGGACATCCAGCCATTAGGCGTGCGATAGAGCTCGCTCAACAACATGATACAAAAATTGCGGTTACTCTATCTGACGGTTGGATTGTGGATGGGTTTCGCCAAGAGGTTGAACATGCCCTTTTGCATGCTGACTTAATTTTCGCTAACGAGAGTGAAGCCAAAGTGCTTACAAGAACGGAAAGCGGGGAAGAAGCGCTTAAGGAAGTAAAAGCTCGGTATAGAGCTGCTGCTGTAACGCTTGGAGAAAAGGGAGCCTTCATCCATTCGGCAGAGGGAGAATCCGGTCATGTTCCTGGATTTTCAGTTGAGACGGTGGACCTTACTGGGGCCGGTGATGCATTTGCGGGTGCGTTTCTCCACGGAGTAGTGGAAGGTCAGACCCCGCTGATGGCAGCGCGAGGAGCAAATTTCATGGCGTCGCAAATTATCAAGAAGGTCGGAGCGCGAGTACACGGTGACCCGAAAGAACTATGGCGAGGTGCCATATAA